ATTTGAAGATCTAAAAGAGAAATATCATCAAGAATataacatgaaagaaaaagaggtaagtcaaataaaagtattttcagaTCAGTTTATTTGGGaacttttgaaacaaaacaaggatgTTCACTCACATTCACAGGTTGCAGATCTTCAAACTAAAATTAAGGATAAGGAAAATGAACTTCAAAAACTCCTGCTTGACCTCCTTGAAACCCAGAAGCACTGCACACAACTACAAGAGACAACAAGTAAGAACATGATTAGATTTCAAGATTAGGTGATCATAACTGTTTGATTTTAGATTCAGAGTTTTGTAAAAGTAAGTGTTGCTAAAGTTTGTTTCgtgaacattgttttgtttaccaAAACAATGTTTCCTGTTCAACAGCTTTCAATGTTTTGTCAGCAACGTTTTGAATAACATTCCCAGCAGCTGTAATAAGGAGAATTAAAATGCTCAAAGATGAATAAGGtttaattaaagataataatagtTGGTAAGCAATATGATTGAATGAAGGTAACAGTGAGAAACCATATCAAGGTTCTCGAGGTTTTGTCTTAAACGTTACAGAAGCTTTGACTGTGACATCAACAAACGAATACCTGAACTATTACTAATTTGTTATAATAGTTCTTATGTCTTTTATGTCTGTATTTCGGGATAACTGCttattaaaatgacacataaaggGGAAAAAGTAGGCCTTACTATAAAACTATAACATATTTGTTAGTATGAGTACACTAGTACACTTATTTGAAGGATCACTAGAGAAGGATACCAAAGATGTTATCATTAAATAACTACTGACTTTACAGATTACCAACGTGAACTTCTAAAAAGCTCAAAAAACGAACAAGAATCCCTTCTCCAAAGACTTAACGCTGCAGAGCAGCACTGTAGAGAAACTGAGGTGAGTGTGTTGagattcttttcattttcattgaaaCATGATTGTTTCATGTATTATCTGCTTTGATAAAAGAGTCCTATCCCTCAGGAAAATCGTGAAGCTATTGCTGCAATGCTGGCCCAAAGCAAAGAAGAATATGGAGAGATGATTCAAAACAAAGACTTGACCTTGCAGGAGCTCACTAGAATTAAAAATCAGCAAGCAGAGAAGCTGGAGGAGACTCAGACTAGCATTACGGAGCTGCAGAATTCACTAGCCTTAGAGATACAGAGGTATAAACAGCTCATGtaaattcagagcatttttTGGACCAAATGCAGTTTTCCCTCATACcattttgttcctgttttgaCCCATTTTAAAGGAGCAAGGAACTTGAGGATAATCTTATTGCAAACAACAAAGAACTTGAAAGGAGAAACACACTTCTAGGTAAGCCTCACTGAGTGAAATATgtagatattattatttgatgcTCTTTCAAGCTAAAATAAGACGTTTTACTCAACAGAAGAGAGCATGGAGCAGAGTGCAGAGAAAGATGGGCAGATCAAAACCCTTGAAGATGAACTGGTAGGGTGGATCTTAATTTTCTAGAAGAGTGCATTCTTTGTTTCTCAACCAGTCATCATAGTTCGAACACTACAGATAAGAACTTCAAGACACTCATAGTATGCTTATGTTGTTCCTAGgatgaaaaatctaaatctgtTGAGTCCATGAAGGGTAAGATTGAAATCACTGAACTCAGAGTGGAGGAACTTACAGCTGAGCTGTCGAGGAAAACTGAAGAAGTCCAGCTATTTAAGGTGATACAAATAAATACCTCTATCTATAGACAAATaaagaaagctttttttataCCATAGTCTAAAACAGATGCAGAAATGTTAGACCTGTATAAATTGTTTGTTAACACAGAACGAAGCAGAgattgagaaaaaagaaaaggaactaCTGAAGAAGACTTGTGAAGCTGCTGAAAACGCACAAGAGGATTTAAAGGAGAAGGCTGCAGTGACACAGGTTTTTACATGGTTTACTTCTCATCATCTCTTACCCACAGTTCAGATctatttttggaaaatattttttataatggaAAAATATTCAGTGAAATTGTGTATATACACACTAATATGGCTTCACCACATTATGCTTATTTTATATTCTCAGATCAAAGTGCAAGAGCTGGAGGGACAATTGACTAGTGaattaaagaagaataaagaacAAACCGTTCAGATGGAGCAACTGGGGAAAGACTTCACACAGCATAAGTGAGTTCTTACAGCCAGCCAATTCTGAATATTAgcatataaaatattatattgaaCTGCAGTAATCTTAATGTATAATGTTTAattcatgtatttctttaagAGTAAAGTACCAAAAGCTATTATCCACCTTTAACGAGCTGCAGTGTGAGAAGACAGCCATTCAACAGCAGTTTGAGAGTCGATCTTCTAATGTGAAAGCTATTGAGGCAAACATGAAGGTCTGAATTATCCATTCAAATGTGATCATTTTCTTATGTACATTAGCTGTctccgtttttgttttttatttccgaCTATCATATGAATGCCACATGCTGAAAGCTGTTTTGACCGATCAGGTGAGTAAGGAGAAGGTTGTGAAGTTCACAAGTGAAATTCAAAGACTGGAAGAAGAAAACCAATGTTTACGGTGAGTTTTGCACTTTAGAGACATTAAGAGGTTTGACGTTGTGTAGTTTTCAAggttaatatttttatattttcattaaatagAGAGGAAGTGAACTCCATTAATACCAAAAGCCATGGGACATATCAGGAAACAGAGGCTTTGCAGAAGAAAATTGAAGAACATGTAAGTATGCCAACTAAACCATTTCTCAACAGTAACACAAGGCCTCATAATGGTGCCTGTTCTGAAAGTGTGGAATGATGATTTCTCTGTGATTTTGTGTATAGTGTGAACATCTACAGCAGGAAATTACAGAAAGAGAAAATCGGATCAAATCTGTGGAAACAAAGGttattgaaaaactgaaatgtgaaatgCTAATATTGTTGATAATTTTGtggaaataacaataaattgtttgtttttagctgtgCAATCTCAGAAAAAAATTTGAAATCAAATTTAAAGCCCAAGAGGGATACCAGAAAGAGGTTTGTGACTGTAAAGCTGTAGATTGGCGGTACACGGAATGGTGTTGTTATATATTCTGTTAACagtgaaattatatattttcagaataaaatgcTTAAGAAACAAATAGCAAAGGAGAATGCAAAATCCAGTCAACTTGAAATtgtggtatgttttttttttcttctagtatgtaatattcatataaaacatgtgaaataaTAAGTATAGCCCTGTATGATGTAGATGgttgtctttgtcttcagaTAAGCAGTCTTCAGGAGAAATCCCAGAACCTTAATAGACTGAATGAAGAAGACCATCAGAAAATGCTCTTGGATCTTGAGTCCAAATCATCCTTTACAGCAGAGCTTGAGAATGAGGTTACTTGTGTGATATGTTGTTAACCACATTTTAAGTTCctcataataacattttttaataaaaacacctttCTTACAGCTACAAAAACTCAGATTAACAGCATCAGAGGCCATCAAGAACAAGGAAGACATAGAACTCAAGTGTCAACACAAGATAGCAGATATGGTCGCACTTATGGAGAAACATAAGGTAAGGTCATTATGAAGTTAATGTTGTGCCGTCTGAAGATTGTCTTTTCTAGCATTACTGTCAATCCAAATACATGTTGCATTGGAAGgaacttgactttttttttatagagccAGTATGACCGGATGGTTGAAGAAAAGGACGCAGAGCTTgatgagaaaaagaggaaagagatggAAGCTGTTGCCTCAAGGAAATCTCTGGTATGTtgctgaaaaataataaattaatgtttatttacatataaaacaatcaataaattatAAGGAAAACTAAATTCTGAAAATCAGGAGTTGGACCTCACCAAGCAGAAGGCTGATATTGATCAGCTGAAGCAACAGCTGAAGACAGAAATAACAGAGAAGGTATGACCCAGTTTGAATCAGTTTCACTGAAACAGGTTGTACTTAACTTTTTGAGCGACAGTTCATTCATGGAGAAACACTTTTCATTGCTATTAGGAAAACCTGCAGAAGGAGCTGACTGACTTGAAGAAGGTAATAtcatcaataaaaaacagtcaGCTGTCAGAAGCAAGAAAAAAGCAGGTACAACATCTAACAGGCAGCCACTGATGACGTGGTTTGTCATCACATGTACTTAACCAAGAATGAATCCTTTCATTTCCAGTCACCTGCCTCAGACTATAAACAAGGGAGATGTTCGAAGACCCCAAAAGACAGCTCTTCAAAAAGACACCAGTTTGACTTCTCCAAGGCTAAGAAAACTCCCTCCTACAGCAAAGATGATGGAAGAACTGCAATTAAGAAGAAAGCTGTGAGTTTAATCCACCAAAAGTTTTAGACTGTCTTATTTCAGGCACATTCTTACATTTTGAGGAGAGTTGGAAATCAAATCTTCATATTGACTTAACTTATGTTGCATTCTTGTGTAATTGTTGCCGacagtttaattcattttcatgttcAAGACAGGTTGAGTAAAAATACTGTTGGCATTGTGTATTAACTCACCTGTTAGTCCCATTAGACCGTCTTCCCATGAAAGAGGCCAACCTATAACCATTAAACAGCATTTGCCCTTTTCACACAGACATACTGGTCGTTATTTACCTAAACTGAGTGGAGATAAACAATGGAAGGTGTTtggtgtgtatgcatgtgaaTGCAAAagctgtgtatttatatgtgcaTTCATGTGTCGGGGGATTTGTCACTAGAGGTTATTACTGAGTGGTAGCCCATtgccaataaataaatcaaactatattaacattttatgtCTTCTGTGGTTAAGCAATCTGACACTGAATCCATAAGAACATCGTGTGGAACAACCCCAAAGACCAAGGTAACAAcaatttattctgtttattcattaattGTTAACTTGATATGATGATAAAGACCAGCATAACTTAAAAGTTAAGTCTATGTGGATGTAACCACTATTGTAGCATTCATAATCATAAAACACAGACTGACACTGACTTTGTATCTAAGGAAATTCACAATGAAGACCTGAAAACCCAGAGATGTAATACAAATGGAGTTGGCGGAACATCAAAGATCAAAGTAATATCCtatatttttctgacattttccaaaatgcataaaaatatgaatgactTTCGCTGACATTTCCTATTTGTATTCCATTACAGTCGTACAGAATAAGGACTCCTCCTTCTGCTGAAAAGGCAGCACACTGGGGGAAGAGCACCATAGAGCTTGAACCCAAGTCTGACAGCTCCGACCAAAATGATCTCttggtgagttttttttttctttttttgctatGGTTTGTTTGTCAGAAGAATACATTGtccttgtttgtgtgtaggGCTTTTGATCATTTGTGCAACATTGCCAGTAGAGCTTATTTggccttctctttctcttcttgtcAGACATTTGCAAGTGCACCTGTACCCAATTTCTCTGCTCCACAGTGCAAACTTAACATCTTCAAGAAGGTAACATGCTTATTTATTGTATACATGGACGAAGAATAAATAATCCCTGgtagtttatatttaaaagaattGGATCAACATTTTTTCAGATTCAGAGCCCTGTCGCTCATAAATCACCAGGGAACTCCTTGAAGTTAGCTGCAATGAAGAGAATGAGAGATGCTGGTTGGACGGCTGTTACTggctgtgacaaaaaaaagaggacgaCCAATGAGAAGATCTTTGCTTAAATAGCGCTGTTAAAGGTCAGATAAGCAGTTATCATAATAGACAGGttcagatgttcaatttccaacTTTGTTAACGTACATATACAGCACTGTTAGGGATCAAATAGACAgtattaatgataataacatgCCAATTTATTTCTTAACATGCATAGAAAGTATAGTTATGGATCGGTTCAACTGTATTGTTACCAACAGAAACAGTTAGGTGTTCATATTCCAACGTTTTTAGCAAGTTTTTGTTGGGTTTGGAGGAGATTTAAGTGACTGCAGAGTTTTTTGTAGCGCTGTCGTATTGTATGACTTATCTTTACTGGTGTTCACATGCAATGAAATTACTTCTGCACAAGTTTATATTGTTGGTGTCGGAAAtggtttatttatgtattactaacttaatatattaacattttaaaatattgacagtaaattaagtaaaataaatgttcaaatcGATCAGCGTTGTCCTTGTTTGAATGTTCTGCCCATCGGTATGTTCCCTTCCTCTCTGCCGTCAGCCTCTCATGAAGAATTTATATTTCACAGTAATTAAATGTCttgaaattgtattaattaGTGGAAGAGAAGAAGCTCCGAAGGTGACACCTCAAACTTTGGGAACTCCCGTCTCCTTATTGAAAGAACTGGAGACGAAATTGAGATTGGTCTGCTTGGATTGTTGGCACGTTGTCGTATATTGGATGGCCATCATAAAGTCCTCCAGAAATGACAAGTGTGTCATCGTCTGCCACAAAATCACCTGCTGAAAATGAAATAGgaattttttaattattaaagataGACAAAATAGTATGTACTGATTGTATGATGAAGGGGAAGTCCTTACCCATGTCACCAGTGTTGTTTAGAGGCTGATGCATGTATTGGAttttatgtttgcatttttgaaacatgaacacaaccACTGCCAGGGCAAACACTCCAAGTACAACGCTGAAGACAAtagtcatatttttttctgaaatgtttagTACCAAACCTTGTAACATaggaaagaaatgaacaaattaaaGTCATTCACGTGAGTTAAACATCAACTAACATTGcgtaaataaatcattaataaaactGAAGCCTGATGCTTACCTTGTGCGGTTTTGTTAACTGGATCTAAGGTTGTCTTGACAGTGAGAGATGAATTTACAGTTGTGATTACTGTCGTATCTGCTGTACTTATGTAACCTGCTGTGACCTGCGTCTTTGAGGTTGTCAGTGCAGTAGACGTAGGAGTGCCAGGTGTTTTTGTTAGAGGAGTCATGTTGGTTGTTGACTGAGAAGTCTGGAGATGACTTGTGCTCTCAGATGTAGCTGCTGTAGTTTGGGTGAAGGTGTCATTGTTCCCGGTCGTGCTGGTAAATGGAGTCGTGTTCTCCGTGGAGCTTGAGATAACAGTTCCATGTCCAGTAGAGTTAGTAGAAGATAAcattgtaggtgtgtgtgtcatgtttaaATCAGGGGTTGTTATTGTTGGTGTCAAATTCTTCCCCTGTGTTTGTGCCGCAGCGAAAGGAATGACCAGAAGGTAACAAGCCAGGGTAGCAAAGATGGCTTCCATGGCCATTTAGTTCTGTACTGGGAAACAAAACAACGGctgaaaaacacttgaaaacactgttacatttatgttttcctCATCTTAGTAACACTCAGCTGAAACCTAACATCTCTGTAGTGAAAACAATACCCGAAACATTGCGTATGACCTTTCACTAGCAGGTCATATGCGTCACATGAACAGATCTGTTGCAGGAAATAACTTCAGACACACAACTTTCATCTTTTGTAGTTACGTCAATGGAAAGATTCCTCATCTCCCTCTCATGTAAGAGCTTGACTACGTCCAAACTTTGATCAAGAAGTAAATGGCAGATCTGGCTCACCTTCTTTTGTTCGTATCACTGAAAACAGAAACTCAGCTCACTTCCTTGGCAGCGAGTCTGCCTCCATGTCACTGCCGACTCTTCACTTCCTATGAACCTGCAACCGCGAGTGTTGATTTGCTGGCAGAGTGGCAGGTGAAAGTGGGCAGGTCACTTCTTTGAAAACTTCCTCTATTGTATGTTGCCAAGGAGACAAAAGGACACGGCTATTACCCAGACCAAAGCTCACTCCctctctatcgctctccctcccccctttctTGTTCAAATAGATTTTACAGCCCTGACTGGAAGAGAAACGGCATTGCCAAAGCATTAACTacactgtaaatgtatttactggCATCACTGTCTTGTATTCCCTCTCACAAACATACAAAGGTCATACTTCACCCGCTGGAGTTCTCTGtgctgaatgtgtttgtacTTGTGTACGTGTGTATTCAGACAACATGGTTGAACtttgtacaaaatgtttattaacAGGTACATGTTGTGACTAATTTATACAGGTAGTTCATAAAGAGTGCACCATTTCCAGATATATAAACAACTAGCCACTAAAGAAATACTCAAACACAAATGGCCATTGTTCTTTCATTACAGTATTGCCATCACATATGTTGTAAAATTGTCAGACAGTATTGTGTTGTGCCTGTCATGTAATAAAGGAGGACAATGTTCAGAATATAAAGCTAGCAGCCGCTAACGGGGAGAACAATTGAACAAAGGGCAATAATAGTCAAGTTGCAACATTGCTGCTAAATAGGAAATGGGAGCAGCTCAGTTACAGTGTGATAAAAGAGCCTTGTGTTATCCCTTTTCCCTATTGTTCTGACGAATACCACAATAGTTAAACGTCTTCGGTTTCATTAAAGGATTTCCACCTCATGTTCCAGAACATTCTTCTgtatatttcttgtttttttctgttgtttaagCACCCTCAGTATGGTTGCAACATAAATAGGCAAGCTTCTGTTTTAGTTATGCCAAGCTTTACCACTTGTTGTAAAGCtcttttgttaatttaaaatctaaatagattttctgttttgatttaagcagcatgtttaaaacacatcatatatatatatattcaacatgAAAAAGGCATATACCAATACTGGAGAtacaattgtttgtttttggaaatgaaatgaaCCACGGGGACGTAGCAGCAGAACAACTGTGACTTGGCATCTGTATGTTCATAAAAACAATGGCATTTAAATTtctcaacaaagaaaaaaacgtatGCATATGTCGGCGTTACAGTTTGGTGGCCTTTTCAGCATCTTTACACATCGGGTCAAAGTCTTTGATTGTTGAGTCGTCAGCTTTCATATGGAAGTCTGTTGCTGCCTTTTCTGTGACGTTTGATGCCTGCAGTGGGTCAAGAACAAACTATTAATAACATGACAAAATCGTTATATCTATATGTCATATATCCTTACTTTGCTACAAATGATCTAACAAAAGGGTCCGTCTCCTACCTCTGATTTACTACAGCAACTGAAGCAGATCAGGTCACTCATCTTCACAAACAGATCAGGGTTCATTTCTTCTTGTTTGCATCCCCctgaaaagaaacagagacataTTCTCATAACTCTTTTATTAAAGATTTAGATTATAATATTACATCTGTAGATCATACCAGCATTAATGTGTGTCTACCGTGGTAGTAGAAGTCAGAATATAATGACTCACCTGTGATCATGCTCACCAGCAGGCCAGACACCATTGTGATCAGAGTACCAAACAAGGCGAAGTAGAGGTAGGACAGAGAGTACCAGGAGTCTGCCAGAGGCGGcctcacactgacacacaaagaaaagaacTTTAGTAATCATCCTCCACGTTACACCAACATGATCGCCACTTCTTTCTGATGATATACTGGATGAAGTTAGGCTgcatattcagtttacaatgatatcaaacagagaaaagcagcaaatcatcacaTATTGAGCCTGGAACCAGAGAATATATGGCATTtttgcttattaaaaaaaaaatacctgagGAATTAATTTGcttattaaaacatttgcagattcattttctgtcaattgactAATTAATTACTATAATCAACCAATTTTTGAAGTTCAGGTTTACATGTCCAGCTAGACCAAGCGTCTTTTGATCCTCTCTCTGTGGAAATGGAGTGCATTTAAAGCCTATACAAAAATCTATTGCTGAAATGTAGTCCAGAAAAGCAGTTGGGTGCAGCAGATTTGATTTAGTTTAATTAGGTTTATGGATATAGTAATGTATCATTGGAGCATTTATATGGTGTGAGAGCAGTTTTACCTCGGTGACAGCAAAAtctattcatttttactttaaaagttTATTAAGTTTCTACATTTCCGGATGAATCGACTTATAGAAtgaagtctttttttccctttgtgttCATTTCTATGACCATATAATGTGTTTGACAGCATATGGACCTTTTGTTAGATGTGAAATGACTCACTCAATCTGTGAGGTCACAGTCACTGCACTGGTCCACGGAGCTGGCGTTGTGTAGTTTTCTCCCATAGTGCTGTTGCAGCCCGCGATGCTGACTGGGAGAGGATTTGTCTTTTCAAATGTTGGTGGGAAAATCTGGGCTCCAATCCCCACCCACAGAGTCAACACCAGACCAAGGATCAAACCCACTAGTCCTCCCTGCAAAGTAAATATGACTGCTGGCAAATACTTCCTGGATGTGTCACACTTGTTTTCTTGGTGAGAGCTCTTTGTCTGAGGCTGTAgccaggggcgccgctagggattttgggccccatgaaaagaatctttacagggcccccaacacagcggcaaaatttttgggccctgcaggggttgatgcttccaaaacaaataaaggaattgttaccaggacatggaaaataaaacatgtgtgattatatgttagttaataacttagtgtcattattttttctgtattataatttcatcatcattaggggcctctctgggccccctccatcatgggcccctagaatccgtctcctttaccccccttttCGGTGCCCCTGGCTGTAGCCGTGCAAGTGAATGTTCCACAAGGAGACAGTACTTACTGTTGAATTGGATGTGCGGAATAGCATGCCTAATAGATACAGACCGAGAAGAGGCCCGCTGATCATCCCAAATATGGACAGAGCTGcctgaaaacagaaaacttATCAGGAGGCTTGTAGTTCTTAATATTCACCTCTGGGTGGTGCTGTAGAGCAATAACTGAATGCCTTTCTATCGGTGAATGGTGATTACCTGCAACACGCTTTCCATCAGTGAAGCAATTCCAGCCATCCCGATACACAGGGCACCAAAGAATAcacctgggggggggggagttcaAATCAACTTATTGAACAACAGAAAGGCTTTAGTCACAAACAGCTTGCAGAATCAAATGTTCTTTGGTGCAAATGATATGGCAGGTTAGCTTAACGTTTTCTTAAGGTCCCACATATATTAAATGTCCTCATGTGAACTATTTAGTGAAAGATGTAACACAGGTCTGAATTTTGAGTATTACAGTAGTGCTTTTTGTGctcaatgtatttaaaaaagacatcttGTCTTACTCTTCCAAGGAATCTGCAAGTCttgaaaagtctttaaaaagccCTACAAAAGTCCTAAATATTTTAATAGGCAGCGATCAtagttataaaatatttttgtatccGATTGCCGGCTGTTGATAGCTGTTAACATACATAAACTAAAAGTTGACTATACTATAGACTATAACAGTTTGTACAGCAGCCTTCTAAACCATTTCTCTTGGCGCCCTGTTCTCTTTATACTCTTTCTCAATTGAAAATAACCTCTACACAAAGGTTTTCTGCAGATGATGTTTTGTCACAGCTCTTTTACAGTGAAAGTGACGTGGAGGAGGAAGTGTCTGAGGCTGAGGACGATGTTGAAGAGGACGCTGATTCGAGGATCCACCTCCGGTGAGAATAAGACCGTTGGTGTTGACCGTCCTGTTGTCTTTATACCACCAGCAGATTCTGTTCTCTATTAGTGTCCAAAAGTTGACATGTTTTCTTCCAAAAATGGAGAATAGTCCTGTCCCTCTCCCCACTTGAACTGAATGGGGACAGATGGAAAGGCTTTGATGTGAAAGCCCACAGTGGGTCGCTCATTTTGCGGCAGGATCGTCAAAGTCAAATGCTGACACTGGTAGGGACAATATTTCCAGCCACCATGTCTCCTTAGACTTTCCATGTTTTTGTCCTGCGTCATACGCTTTGTGACAAACTCGCAGAAACTCAGCATGTATGGGACAAGCGGGTCCAGCAATGACCCTTTCTTCACAATCCAAGCCGCCGCGTGGATGAATATCTGGTTGTACTTCAACCGTTTTCTTCCCCTCCCCCTGGCCACATCATCCTCAATGTTCTTTTAATTACTTACTTCCAGAAttagttgttaaaaaaagattgttctAATTACAAAGCgactatttctatttctaattCTATTTAACACCTATTACTATTCTGTAATGAAATAGAACATTGTGATCTTGTTTGAATGGATAATGGAGCTACACCCTTGATCTTACCATCCCAAAATAACTTCTTAGAACCTACATGATCCTGCCTGTGCGGGTTTTTCTCAGTAAACTTAACTGTTGAAACTGTagattattgtattattaacCACTGTTTGTACATTGAGCCCTGTGAAGTCTGCTCGTAGCAGCTTTTCAAACACTAGATAGCCTGGGCTTTCATGTAGCGTTAACTAGTTCTGATCATGTCGTAACTCGGGAGGGGAACTGGAAGCACTTTTTATTACCTCTAGAAtatcaagataagataatcgTTATCTTGGTGTCTActggtttctttctttcttgggCACACTGTGAGATGATTACGGTGGTATTTATGAACAGAATGTACAGTAAGGTCGTTAATCTATGACATATGGAAAGGTTTTAAGGAAGACGTTCTTCAGAACTCTCTTTTCTCAGTATTAGTTTGTCGCTCATAACTTTAAGTTTTTCTGATTCCTGCTCATTCTCGGGCGcctgtgaaagtgttttttaaacttaCTCAGGCCCATGTTCATCCAGTACACCTGCTTCTCTGTCAGGTTTTTGAACAGTGGAAGAATAAAGTCTTCCACGGTGACGGCAACGAGGGCGTTAATGCTGGAAGACACCGTGCTGGAAACAAACAGTAAGCTATTAAGTCTTTGGACGGAACAGGAAGACTAATGCATTGGAATGGCAGATTATAGATTACAGATAAGATTAGTGTCAGGTAGCCTGCAGATGGTGGATGCAGATGGTGGATGCAGATGATGTGGACTTTTCACAAGAAGTAACATAATCCCAGGTATTGACAGCTCATTCTTTCCTTCCCATTGTTCATTATCTACAAGATCATTCCTTCCCTAGCGAcacgtcattttttttatcttgatttcaaataatattatttCCTTGTTTGTCTCAGGCCTCACCTCAGGGTACCACTGTATGCAGCGGCCACAAACAAGCCGGGGATTCCAGGGTAGTCTGCCAAAATATCCATCACAAGGTAGGGCAGCATCTGGTTTGCAAAATCAAGCCATTCTTAGTATTGACAACAATGCTTAGTTACACAACAAACAGAATGGGCccatgtgatgatgatgacgataaTGATGAGTAAACAGACAATTGCAGCTACAGTCACCTGGTCATGGGTGCTTATATCACCGTTTGTAAGCGGGTCACAGTTCTTGTAAATGGAGAACATGGTGAGGCCAGAAAACACAGCCAGACTCACAGTCACCCACAAGCCGACCATGTTCACGTACAGAGacctgagagacaaaaagaggacTTGTCAGTACACGGGCCGTGGCTCACAGCCAATAATGAACAGTTTGCACTGAAGGGCAGGAACGCTCACATCTTAGCATGTCTCAGGGTTTTGCAGGAGATGTAGCGTTGCACCTGGGACTGGTTGATCGAGTAGATAGACACCCACATGACGCTGCCACCGACTACGATGGTCCAGAAGGTATGTCGCTTCAGAGGATCTGGGTCAAAACTGAGAAGAGTCAACGACATGTAAATGTGTTGAATGTTCGGGG
This portion of the Anoplopoma fimbria isolate UVic2021 breed Golden Eagle Sablefish chromosome 17, Afim_UVic_2022, whole genome shotgun sequence genome encodes:
- the slc5a8l gene encoding sodium-coupled monocarboxylate transporter 1, with translation MAGTGGQVATFSVWDYVVFAGTILAAAGIGLFQAIRGRKDTSSAEFLLGGRQMTAVPVAMSLTASFMSGITVIGTPTEAYRFGAAFWIFGFSYAIMSAVTAEIFVPLFYRLGITSAYEYLEMRFSQPIRIIGTSMYIIQTALYTGLVIYAPALALNQITGLDLWGVLVATGAVCILYCTVGGLKAVIWTDVMQMVIMLSGFVAVIARGAVLQGGLTKIWEDARQGGRLEAFDFDPDPLKRHTFWTIVVGGSVMWVSIYSINQSQVQRYISCKTLRHAKMSLYVNMVGLWVTVSLAVFSGLTMFSIYKNCDPLTNGDISTHDQMLPYLVMDILADYPGIPGLFVAAAYSGTLSTVSSSINALVAVTVEDFILPLFKNLTEKQVYWMNMGLSVFFGALCIGMAGIASLMESVLQAALSIFGMISGPLLGLYLLGMLFRTSNSTGGLVGLILGLVLTLWVGIGAQIFPPTFEKTNPLPVSIAGCNSTMGENYTTPAPWTSAVTVTSQIDVRPPLADSWYSLSYLYFALFGTLITMVSGLLVSMITGGCKQEEMNPDLFVKMSDLICFSCCSKSEASNVTEKAATDFHMKADDSTIKDFDPMCKDAEKATKL